In Pedobacter heparinus DSM 2366, the following are encoded in one genomic region:
- a CDS encoding PH domain-containing protein, protein MILIDRFLSDEQDPKAVEKVLGKLNDMLTSNEELIYMAVQKKPAVNLLPDCIAVSNKRIFYCEPGNFGITMNFKDISWKSIKEVSFKEEIFGSKFICVPLHGENIITEYIPKAQARKLYQAAYEQLEAFKEQLRQAELEDRRSSTSPVTVNTVPAEPVADEVSHALFSQPSAPVEEPEDETTLKLRKLKSLYDKHLITQEEYEAKKADILDSL, encoded by the coding sequence ATGATTTTAATAGATAGATTTTTAAGTGACGAACAGGATCCGAAGGCCGTTGAAAAGGTTTTAGGAAAACTAAATGACATGCTAACCAGCAATGAGGAACTGATTTATATGGCAGTACAGAAGAAACCGGCTGTAAATTTGCTTCCTGATTGTATTGCGGTAAGTAACAAACGTATTTTTTATTGTGAGCCGGGCAATTTTGGCATCACCATGAATTTTAAGGACATTTCCTGGAAAAGCATTAAAGAGGTCTCTTTTAAAGAAGAAATTTTTGGTTCTAAATTTATTTGTGTGCCTCTACATGGTGAAAATATCATTACAGAGTATATACCTAAAGCGCAGGCCCGTAAATTATATCAGGCGGCTTATGAACAGCTGGAAGCTTTTAAAGAGCAGTTAAGACAAGCAGAGCTGGAGGACAGACGGTCTTCAACTTCACCGGTTACGGTAAATACTGTTCCTGCTGAGCCTGTAGCAGATGAGGTGTCTCATGCCTTATTTTCGCAACCTTCTGCCCCTGTGGAAGAACCGGAAGACGAAACCACTTTAAAATTAAGAAAACTGAAGAGCTTATATGATAAACACCTGATTACACAGGAAGAATATGAAGCAAAAAAAGCGGATATTTTAGACAGTTTATAA
- the rsmI gene encoding 16S rRNA (cytidine(1402)-2'-O)-methyltransferase — protein sequence MTTGKLFLVPTPIGNLEDMTLRAIRILKEADVILAEDTRTSAPLLKHFGIDKKAYSHHQHNEHQATAEIIRFLKEGKNVALISDAGTPAISDPGFFLVRETLKNELQVECLPGATAFVPALVNSGLPSDAFVFEGFLPVKKGRQTRLKKLAEEERTIVLYESPHRLLKTLEEFINYMGPERQASVSRELTKLYEETVRGTLAGIKSHFENNILKGEFVICVAGAEEPVKKKNKYKDERD from the coding sequence ATGACAACAGGAAAACTTTTTCTAGTGCCAACCCCAATCGGCAACCTGGAGGACATGACCTTGAGGGCCATCCGAATTTTAAAAGAAGCTGATGTGATCCTGGCAGAGGACACCAGGACCAGCGCACCTTTATTAAAGCATTTTGGAATTGATAAAAAGGCCTACTCACATCACCAACACAATGAGCACCAGGCAACTGCCGAGATTATCCGCTTTTTGAAAGAGGGCAAAAATGTGGCCCTGATTTCTGATGCAGGAACGCCGGCAATATCAGACCCTGGGTTTTTCCTGGTAAGGGAAACTTTAAAAAACGAGCTGCAGGTAGAATGTTTACCTGGCGCTACGGCCTTTGTACCGGCATTGGTGAATTCAGGATTGCCATCTGATGCTTTTGTTTTTGAAGGCTTTTTGCCGGTAAAGAAAGGAAGGCAGACGCGCCTGAAAAAACTGGCGGAAGAGGAACGCACAATTGTACTTTATGAAAGTCCGCACCGCCTGTTAAAAACACTTGAAGAATTTATAAACTATATGGGACCTGAGCGACAGGCTTCGGTAAGCCGGGAGCTGACCAAACTATATGAAGAAACCGTAAGAGGTACCCTGGCCGGAATAAAATCACATTTTGAAAACAATATATTAAAGGGGGAATTCGTAATTTGTGTGGCCGGAGCCGAAGAGCCGGTGAAGAAGAAGAATAAATATAAAGATGAACGGGATTAA
- the serS gene encoding serine--tRNA ligase: MLQVNYIRENREKVLAGLNLRNFKQPELVDEIIKTDEERRQFQTSLDNLSAVANSSAKQIGELMRNGKKDEAEVLKAETTANKEQIKTLSDELAAAESKLHNLLVQLPNLPYHLVKAGSTPEENEVVYVHGAPAAITETALPHWELTSKYDIIDFELGTKIAGAGFPVYKGKGARLQRALINFFLDHSTAEGYREMQVPHLVNEASGFGTGQLPDKEGQMYHVGIDNLYLIPTAEVPVTNLYRDVILKEEELPVKNTGYTPCFRREAGSYGAHVRGLNRLHQFDKVEIVQIVHPEASYEVLEQMSAYVQTLLQKLGLHYRVLRLCAGDMGFTAAMTYDMEVWSAAQQRWLEVSSVSNFETYQSNRLKLRFKGATGKTQLAHTLNGSALALPRIVAAILENNQTAKGIKIPEVLVPYTGFEYID, translated from the coding sequence ATGCTGCAAGTTAACTATATCCGCGAAAACAGAGAGAAAGTTTTAGCAGGCTTAAACCTGAGAAACTTTAAACAACCAGAGCTGGTTGATGAGATTATTAAAACTGACGAAGAAAGAAGACAATTTCAAACTTCATTGGATAACCTCTCTGCTGTTGCAAATTCGAGTGCCAAACAGATTGGTGAGCTGATGCGCAATGGGAAAAAGGACGAAGCTGAAGTACTTAAAGCAGAAACAACAGCCAATAAAGAGCAGATCAAGACCCTGTCCGATGAACTGGCAGCAGCTGAAAGCAAACTGCACAACCTGCTCGTACAATTACCCAACCTGCCATACCATCTGGTAAAAGCAGGAAGTACGCCTGAAGAAAATGAAGTGGTGTATGTGCATGGCGCACCTGCAGCCATTACAGAAACTGCGTTGCCGCACTGGGAGCTGACCTCAAAGTACGATATTATAGACTTTGAACTGGGTACCAAGATTGCAGGTGCAGGATTCCCGGTTTATAAAGGTAAGGGCGCACGCTTACAGCGCGCATTGATCAATTTCTTTTTAGACCATTCTACTGCAGAAGGGTATCGGGAAATGCAGGTGCCCCACCTTGTAAATGAAGCTTCAGGCTTTGGAACCGGGCAATTGCCAGATAAAGAGGGACAAATGTACCATGTTGGTATCGATAACCTGTACCTGATTCCTACAGCAGAAGTACCGGTTACCAACCTTTACAGGGATGTCATTTTAAAAGAAGAAGAACTGCCGGTAAAAAACACAGGTTATACACCATGTTTTCGTCGCGAGGCAGGATCTTACGGTGCACATGTCCGCGGCCTAAACAGGTTGCACCAGTTCGATAAAGTAGAGATCGTACAGATTGTTCATCCTGAAGCATCTTATGAAGTACTCGAACAAATGAGCGCTTATGTACAGACCCTGTTGCAAAAACTAGGCTTACATTACCGTGTGTTGCGCCTATGTGCGGGCGATATGGGCTTTACTGCAGCCATGACCTATGATATGGAAGTATGGAGCGCTGCCCAGCAACGCTGGCTGGAAGTATCTTCTGTATCTAACTTTGAAACCTACCAGAGCAACAGACTTAAATTACGTTTTAAAGGTGCAACAGGAAAAACACAACTGGCCCATACTTTAAATGGTAGTGCTTTGGCGCTACCACGTATTGTTGCAGCCATTCTGGAAAACAATCAGACAGCTAAGGGAATTAAAATTCCAGAAGTACTGGTTCCCTATACAGGCTTTGAATACATTGATTAA
- a CDS encoding SIMPL domain-containing protein produces the protein MKKLLSLAIVALFSVSAMAQQVDLRKKISVSGSAETEVTPDIIYISISLKEYLKDGNSKKKVDITTLENELFSAVQKAGLEKENLTINNLSSYTTITEKKKNPDYLASKQYRLKVNDLNKWNAIIGAIDAKGVAYTNIDSYDYSKISSLKQELKIKALQAAKAKATYLVEAIGDKLGSALDIQEIENQVYPQAMYRASNVMMKAESADMAGAGAAEIDFKKIKLNYVMNVVFEIK, from the coding sequence ATGAAAAAGTTATTAAGCCTTGCCATTGTTGCCCTGTTTAGTGTTAGTGCTATGGCCCAACAAGTAGACCTGCGTAAAAAGATCAGTGTTAGCGGGTCTGCAGAAACCGAAGTTACCCCAGATATCATTTACATCAGCATTTCTTTAAAGGAATACCTGAAAGATGGCAACAGCAAGAAAAAAGTTGACATTACTACACTGGAAAATGAACTGTTTAGTGCGGTTCAGAAAGCCGGACTGGAGAAAGAAAACCTAACGATCAATAACCTGTCGAGCTATACGACCATTACAGAAAAGAAAAAAAATCCGGATTACCTGGCCAGCAAACAGTACCGCTTAAAGGTGAACGATCTGAATAAATGGAATGCGATTATCGGTGCAATTGATGCCAAAGGCGTAGCGTATACCAATATAGACAGCTACGATTATTCAAAGATCAGCAGCTTAAAACAGGAGCTTAAAATTAAGGCCTTACAGGCTGCTAAAGCAAAAGCAACGTATCTGGTAGAAGCAATTGGTGATAAACTGGGCAGTGCCCTGGATATTCAGGAAATTGAAAACCAGGTTTATCCTCAGGCCATGTACCGTGCTTCTAATGTAATGATGAAAGCTGAAAGTGCAGATATGGCTGGTGCAGGTGCAGCAGAGATCGATTTTAAGAAAATAAAACTGAACTATGTGATGAATGTAGTATTTGAGATCAAATAA
- a CDS encoding lipoprotein signal peptidase produces MKGYTKPLLVIFFVLLADQLLKTWIKTNMYLGQEFKIIGNWFIIHFTENNGMAFGLEFGGEFGKLALSLFRIAAVAGIGYGLHYLIQRKYHRGLILNVALIFAGALGNIIDSVLYGKIYGYASLFHGRVVDMFYFPLIEGVFPKWVPVWGGEDFIFFRPVFNIADAAISVGVILILVFQKSYFKEEVVEEIGPNNEMVEE; encoded by the coding sequence ATGAAAGGCTATACAAAACCTTTATTAGTTATCTTCTTTGTTTTACTTGCAGATCAGCTTTTAAAGACCTGGATAAAAACCAATATGTATCTTGGTCAGGAATTCAAGATCATTGGGAACTGGTTCATTATCCATTTTACAGAAAACAACGGAATGGCCTTTGGTTTAGAATTTGGAGGTGAATTTGGCAAGCTGGCTTTGTCGTTATTCAGGATTGCTGCTGTTGCGGGAATTGGTTATGGCCTGCACTATCTGATCCAGCGGAAATACCACAGGGGACTGATCCTGAATGTAGCATTGATTTTTGCCGGGGCGCTTGGAAATATCATCGATTCGGTATTATATGGTAAAATATATGGTTATGCCAGTTTGTTTCATGGTCGTGTAGTAGACATGTTCTACTTCCCGCTGATTGAAGGTGTTTTCCCTAAATGGGTGCCTGTTTGGGGCGGTGAAGATTTTATATTTTTCAGACCTGTATTTAACATTGCTGATGCAGCCATATCTGTCGGCGTGATTCTCATACTTGTATTCCAGAAATCTTATTTCAAGGAAGAAGTAGTTGAAGAAATTGGGCCTAATAATGAGATGGTTGAAGAATAA
- a CDS encoding TraR/DksA family transcriptional regulator — MEKEKTRYSDSELQEFKELILEKLRMAREEFLDLTNSLSSPNSNGTEDTSGTYKTLEDGSATLEKEQLNQLAARQKKFIENLEAALVRIENKTYGICRETGKLIQKERLRAVPHATLSMEAKLKQS; from the coding sequence ATGGAAAAAGAGAAAACAAGGTATTCTGACAGTGAATTACAGGAATTTAAAGAATTGATCCTAGAGAAATTGAGAATGGCAAGAGAAGAATTTCTTGACCTGACCAACTCATTGAGCAGCCCTAACTCTAACGGAACTGAGGACACTTCTGGTACTTATAAAACATTGGAAGATGGTTCGGCAACATTGGAAAAAGAGCAATTGAACCAACTGGCAGCCCGTCAGAAAAAGTTCATTGAAAATTTAGAGGCAGCATTGGTGCGCATTGAAAACAAAACTTACGGCATTTGCAGGGAAACCGGTAAACTGATCCAAAAGGAACGTTTACGCGCTGTTCCACATGCCACTTTAAGTATGGAAGCTAAACTGAAGCAGTCGTAA
- the ileS gene encoding isoleucine--tRNA ligase: MYREFKQLELAKIGKEILDFWKAENIFEKSISTRSKSNPFTFYEGPPSANGMPGIHHVMARAIKDIFCRYKTQKGFQVKRKAGWDTHGLPVELGTEKELGITKEDIGKTISIEAYNEACKKTVMRYTDVWNDLTEKMGYWVDMSDPYVTYKSKYMESVWWLLKQIYDKGLLYKGYTIQPYSPKAGTGLSSHEVNQPGAYRDVTDTTIVAQFKALPETLPVFLRGFGDIHLMAWTTTPWTLPSNTALTVGPKIDYVLVKTFNQYTFLPVNVIIAKGLVAKQFGKLYFESQAAEDFDNFATGDKKIPYQILAGFKGKDLVGIKYEQLLPYTLPYQNPENAFRVISGDFVTTEDGTGIVHTAPTFGADDAKVAKEAVPEVPPMLVLDENGIPVPLVDLQGKFTAHVGELAGKYVKNEYYEAGMAPEKSVDVEIAIRLKEENKAFKVEKYVHSYPHSWRTDEPLLYYPLDSWFIKVTDVKDRMFELNETINWKPKSTGEGRFGNWLKNANDWNLSRSRYWGIPLPIWRTEDKKEEVIIGSVEELYQAMELSVASGFMKENPFKGFEIGNMTEENYELVDLHKNVVDEIVLVSASGKPMKRESDLIDVWFDSGAMPYAQWHYPFENKDKVDSGTDFPADFIAEGVDQTRGWFYTLHAIGALVFDKVAYKNVVSNGLVLDKNGQKMSKRLGNAADPFKTLEEYGPDATRWYMISNANPWDNLKFDIEGIAEIRRKFFGTLYNTYAFFALYANIDKFEIDQDNLTPVAERSELDRWILSLLQTLIAEVDESYNSYEPTKATRAIQAFVDEHLSNWYIRLSRRRFWKGEMTADKKAAYETLYTCLISVAQMMAPVAPFFADWLYRNLSATENNAAESIHLALWKEADATLIDTELNERMQLAQDISSMVLSLRKKTGINVRQPLAKILIPVLDNKFAARVELVKELILSETNIKGIEYITDTAGFIKKKIKPNFKALGPKVGKDMKMVAERVSNMNQEELANFENTGKYLVSGTDYVIELGDVEIIAEDIPGWQVTNMGSLTVALDVSITEALKQEGLSRELINRIQNLRKELGYEVTDRITVTLQNHNLVNEAVAQNKTYICAEILADNINLTETLDNGNKIVIDEVELQILIAQQ; the protein is encoded by the coding sequence ATGTATAGGGAATTTAAACAACTGGAACTAGCCAAAATAGGCAAAGAGATACTTGATTTTTGGAAAGCGGAAAACATCTTTGAAAAAAGCATTTCAACGAGATCAAAATCTAACCCTTTTACTTTTTATGAAGGCCCTCCTTCGGCCAACGGAATGCCTGGCATTCACCATGTAATGGCCAGGGCCATTAAAGATATTTTTTGCCGGTACAAAACACAAAAAGGATTTCAGGTAAAAAGAAAAGCAGGCTGGGATACGCATGGATTACCTGTAGAACTGGGTACAGAAAAAGAACTGGGCATTACCAAGGAAGACATTGGCAAGACCATTTCTATTGAAGCCTATAATGAAGCCTGTAAAAAAACGGTGATGCGTTACACGGATGTTTGGAACGACCTGACTGAGAAAATGGGCTATTGGGTTGACATGAGCGATCCTTATGTAACTTATAAGTCGAAATACATGGAGTCTGTATGGTGGCTTTTAAAACAGATCTATGATAAAGGCCTGCTGTATAAAGGCTATACCATCCAGCCTTACTCGCCAAAAGCAGGTACAGGTTTAAGTTCACATGAAGTGAATCAGCCAGGCGCTTACCGTGATGTAACAGACACTACTATTGTTGCACAGTTTAAGGCACTGCCTGAAACATTACCCGTATTTTTACGGGGGTTTGGCGACATCCACCTGATGGCCTGGACCACGACACCCTGGACATTGCCATCCAATACGGCGCTTACTGTTGGACCCAAAATCGATTATGTACTGGTAAAAACCTTTAACCAGTATACTTTCCTTCCGGTAAATGTAATTATAGCCAAAGGCCTGGTTGCCAAACAATTTGGCAAGCTTTATTTTGAAAGCCAGGCTGCAGAAGATTTTGACAACTTTGCGACAGGCGACAAAAAAATACCTTATCAGATTTTAGCAGGTTTTAAAGGTAAAGACCTGGTTGGGATTAAATACGAACAGCTTTTACCTTATACCCTGCCCTACCAAAATCCTGAAAATGCTTTCCGTGTAATTTCCGGAGATTTTGTGACTACCGAGGATGGAACGGGTATAGTGCACACTGCCCCAACTTTTGGCGCGGATGATGCGAAAGTTGCAAAAGAAGCTGTACCTGAAGTACCTCCAATGCTGGTATTGGATGAAAATGGGATACCTGTACCTTTGGTAGATTTACAGGGCAAGTTTACTGCGCATGTTGGCGAACTGGCTGGGAAATACGTGAAAAATGAGTACTACGAAGCTGGTATGGCCCCGGAAAAATCGGTAGACGTAGAAATTGCCATCCGCTTAAAAGAAGAGAATAAAGCCTTTAAGGTTGAAAAATACGTACACAGTTACCCGCACAGCTGGAGAACTGATGAGCCGCTGTTGTATTATCCGCTGGATTCCTGGTTCATTAAGGTAACAGATGTGAAAGACAGGATGTTTGAACTGAACGAGACCATCAACTGGAAGCCAAAATCGACAGGTGAAGGCCGTTTCGGGAACTGGCTGAAAAATGCAAACGACTGGAACCTCTCGCGTTCCAGGTATTGGGGGATCCCACTACCGATCTGGAGAACTGAAGACAAGAAGGAGGAGGTGATCATTGGCTCGGTTGAAGAATTGTACCAGGCCATGGAGCTGTCTGTTGCATCAGGCTTCATGAAGGAAAATCCTTTTAAAGGATTTGAGATCGGGAACATGACAGAAGAAAATTATGAGCTGGTTGACCTGCATAAAAATGTGGTAGACGAGATTGTACTGGTTTCTGCTTCAGGAAAACCGATGAAACGCGAAAGTGACCTGATCGACGTATGGTTTGACAGCGGCGCCATGCCTTATGCACAATGGCATTATCCGTTTGAAAATAAAGATAAAGTTGACAGTGGCACGGATTTCCCCGCTGATTTTATTGCAGAGGGTGTTGACCAGACCCGTGGCTGGTTTTATACCTTACATGCCATAGGCGCATTGGTTTTTGATAAAGTTGCCTATAAAAATGTAGTGTCGAACGGATTGGTGCTGGACAAAAACGGACAAAAAATGTCTAAACGCCTGGGCAATGCTGCCGATCCGTTTAAAACCCTGGAAGAATACGGTCCTGATGCCACACGCTGGTACATGATCAGTAATGCAAACCCCTGGGACAACCTGAAGTTTGACATAGAAGGGATTGCCGAGATCCGCCGTAAGTTTTTTGGTACACTTTACAATACATATGCCTTTTTTGCCCTGTATGCAAATATTGACAAGTTTGAAATTGACCAGGATAACCTTACCCCGGTGGCAGAACGCAGCGAGCTTGACCGCTGGATCTTATCTTTATTACAGACATTGATTGCAGAGGTTGACGAAAGCTATAACAGCTACGAACCTACCAAAGCAACCAGGGCCATTCAGGCTTTTGTGGATGAGCACCTGAGCAATTGGTACATCCGCTTATCGCGCCGTCGTTTCTGGAAAGGCGAAATGACTGCAGATAAAAAAGCAGCTTATGAAACGCTGTATACCTGCCTGATCAGTGTAGCGCAAATGATGGCACCGGTGGCACCGTTCTTTGCAGACTGGCTGTATAGAAACCTTTCGGCTACAGAAAACAATGCAGCAGAATCTATCCACCTTGCTTTGTGGAAAGAAGCTGATGCGACATTAATTGACACTGAACTGAACGAAAGGATGCAGCTTGCGCAGGACATTTCTTCCATGGTATTGTCGCTCCGCAAAAAAACAGGCATCAATGTGCGCCAGCCTTTGGCAAAAATTTTAATCCCCGTACTGGACAACAAATTTGCGGCAAGGGTAGAGCTGGTAAAAGAACTCATCTTATCGGAAACCAATATCAAAGGGATTGAGTACATCACTGATACTGCGGGCTTTATCAAGAAAAAAATAAAACCTAATTTTAAAGCATTGGGGCCTAAGGTTGGCAAAGACATGAAAATGGTTGCCGAACGGGTAAGCAATATGAACCAGGAAGAGCTGGCAAATTTTGAAAACACAGGCAAATATCTGGTTAGCGGCACGGATTATGTGATTGAGCTTGGCGATGTGGAAATTATTGCAGAGGACATTCCGGGATGGCAGGTAACCAATATGGGCAGTTTAACGGTTGCACTTGACGTTTCGATCACTGAAGCGCTAAAACAGGAAGGCTTATCGCGGGAGCTGATCAACAGGATCCAGAACTTAAGAAAAGAATTGGGTTACGAGGTGACAGACAGAATTACGGTGACTTTACAAAATCATAACCTGGTAAACGAAGCAGTAGCACAAAATAAAACATACATTTGCGCTGAAATTTTGGCGGATAACATTAACTTAACGGAAACTTTAGATAACGGAAACAAAATAGTAATCGATGAGGTTGAACTACAAATTTTGATTGCACAACAATAA
- a CDS encoding NADPH-dependent FMN reductase: MNVLVIIGSAGKQSSGSRLMAMFGELTVPDFTIRIWEDLESLPHFDPSLTSSFPANVAAILSQIELADGVVFCTPEYIFSIPARLKNLLEWCVATTVFTDKPVGIITASANGEQGHAQLQLIMHTLGAKLSEDAQLLIKGIKGKFDSQGVLLDSDVLQALVKFSAGFKILLAERRNN; the protein is encoded by the coding sequence ATGAATGTACTGGTTATTATCGGAAGTGCAGGTAAGCAATCTTCGGGCAGCAGGCTGATGGCAATGTTCGGGGAACTTACCGTCCCGGATTTTACGATCAGGATTTGGGAGGATTTGGAAAGCCTTCCGCACTTTGATCCTTCGTTAACCTCATCTTTTCCTGCCAATGTTGCTGCAATACTATCGCAAATTGAACTGGCAGATGGTGTCGTGTTCTGCACGCCTGAATATATTTTCAGTATACCTGCCAGACTAAAAAACTTACTGGAATGGTGTGTCGCTACAACCGTATTCACAGACAAACCGGTTGGCATAATTACCGCATCAGCAAATGGGGAACAGGGACATGCACAATTGCAACTAATTATGCATACCCTTGGCGCAAAACTAAGTGAAGATGCCCAATTGCTGATAAAGGGTATTAAAGGCAAATTTGACAGTCAGGGTGTACTTTTAGATTCAGATGTACTGCAGGCTCTCGTTAAATTTTCTGCTGGGTTTAAAATACTTCTTGCTGAACGTAGAAACAATTAA
- a CDS encoding D-TA family PLP-dependent enzyme, with amino-acid sequence MQKEMTEQQWYAINNTDQLDTPALVVYLDRVKTNIQHAIDIIADPARLRPHVKTHKTKEVSRLLMDAGVNKFKCATIAEAEMLGMLAAKDVLLAYQPFGPKLARLISLIRKYPDTRFSCLIDNLETAKNISALASSEQLELPVYIDLNVGMNRTGIQPDHCAIQLFEDAVKLNGIQLLGLHAYDGHIQQVPVQERETLCEEIFLMVESLKQELEKRGYQQLNIIIGGSPGFPVYAKKPGVECSPGTFVFWDKSYLDDLSEQGFLPAALVLSRVVSLPGSTKVCMDLGHKSIAAERVLSQRGYFLNAPDFKVESQSEEHLVLDAAENHPWKIGDLFYVLPYHICPTCALYEAATLIEDRKATASWKIIARDRKIFT; translated from the coding sequence ATGCAAAAAGAGATGACGGAACAGCAATGGTATGCTATAAACAATACCGACCAGTTGGATACACCAGCCCTGGTCGTTTACCTGGATAGGGTCAAAACAAATATTCAGCATGCTATCGATATCATTGCCGATCCAGCACGCTTAAGACCCCATGTTAAAACACATAAAACAAAGGAAGTTAGCCGTTTGCTAATGGATGCAGGCGTAAATAAATTTAAATGCGCCACTATTGCAGAAGCCGAAATGCTGGGAATGCTTGCTGCAAAAGATGTTTTACTGGCTTATCAGCCCTTTGGGCCTAAACTGGCCAGGCTGATCTCTTTGATCAGAAAATATCCGGATACCAGGTTCTCCTGCCTGATCGATAACCTTGAAACTGCAAAAAATATATCGGCTTTGGCCAGTTCCGAACAGTTAGAACTCCCTGTTTATATCGATCTGAATGTAGGAATGAACAGGACCGGCATCCAGCCGGATCATTGTGCCATACAGTTATTTGAGGATGCAGTTAAATTAAATGGCATTCAATTGCTTGGCCTTCATGCTTATGATGGGCACATACAGCAGGTCCCTGTTCAGGAAAGGGAAACCTTATGCGAAGAGATATTTTTGATGGTCGAATCCTTAAAACAGGAATTGGAAAAAAGAGGATACCAGCAGCTAAATATCATTATCGGGGGCTCCCCTGGTTTCCCGGTCTACGCCAAAAAGCCTGGTGTCGAATGTAGTCCCGGTACTTTTGTTTTTTGGGATAAAAGTTATCTGGATGACCTTTCTGAACAAGGCTTTCTTCCGGCTGCCCTGGTATTGAGCAGGGTCGTTTCCTTACCCGGCAGTACAAAAGTATGTATGGATCTGGGCCATAAATCTATCGCAGCTGAACGTGTTTTGTCGCAGCGGGGCTACTTTCTGAATGCTCCCGATTTTAAAGTTGAAAGCCAGAGTGAAGAACACCTGGTGCTCGACGCAGCTGAAAACCATCCCTGGAAAATTGGTGATCTTTTTTATGTCCTGCCCTATCATATTTGTCCAACCTGCGCCCTTTATGAAGCCGCAACACTGATTGAAGACAGGAAAGCCACCGCTAGCTGGAAGATCATTGCAAGGGACAGGAAAATATTTACATAA
- a CDS encoding RNA polymerase sigma factor → MDEKQFLTLIDGHQGIIHKVCRLYRDSPEDQEDLFQEIIYQLWRGIPSFKGEAKVSTWIYRVALNTAIAAFRKKKPEIEYTIALPDLLEEPQSEELALRQERLFAALKQLDESEKAIITLYFEELSYQQIAEVTGINENYVGVKLNRIKNKIQKLLKL, encoded by the coding sequence ATGGATGAAAAGCAGTTCCTCACATTAATTGATGGGCACCAGGGTATTATCCATAAGGTTTGCAGGCTTTACCGTGACAGCCCGGAAGATCAGGAAGACCTGTTCCAGGAGATCATCTATCAGCTATGGCGGGGGATCCCTTCTTTTAAAGGCGAAGCCAAAGTAAGTACCTGGATCTATCGTGTAGCTTTGAACACTGCTATTGCCGCTTTCAGAAAAAAGAAACCGGAAATTGAATACACTATTGCTTTACCCGATTTACTGGAAGAACCGCAAAGTGAAGAGCTGGCATTAAGGCAGGAGCGCTTATTTGCAGCCTTAAAACAGCTGGACGAGAGTGAAAAGGCTATCATTACCCTCTATTTTGAAGAACTCAGTTACCAGCAGATTGCGGAAGTAACAGGCATTAATGAAAATTATGTTGGTGTTAAGCTCAACAGAATTAAAAACAAGATTCAAAAACTTTTAAAATTATAA